In Falco peregrinus isolate bFalPer1 chromosome 9, bFalPer1.pri, whole genome shotgun sequence, the genomic stretch TCAGCTGAGGGGAGCTGAGTGATATGGTGATATTGGGCACTGGGGGATGAGACTGCAGGACCTGGATCCTGGTCGTGGGAACTCAGGCCCACATACACACCCACAtagatgcttttgttttggcACAGGCTTTGTTTACCTGAACTCCACAGAAAACTTGAAAGAGCAGGTGAAAAGGGGTTTTGGtaaggctgcaggcaggctgtgagGATAATTAATAGGGAACACAGGAAGGGTTGGTGACATTTCCAGGTGGGCAGGGGAAAGTCAAGTCAGAACATGTGGAGAGCCTTTCATGACAGCAGATGGAGGAGATGATGTCCTGGCCTCACAGCTGGGTACTCGACTGGAAATACACCCATCAAACCCGTGCATGCCAGGAGCTTGCATGAATGAAGTCTAGTGGCCTGACTAGGGGTCGGGGAATTTGCAGGGTCTTATCTTGGTTAAGCCACTTGGCTTGACTTGAAAGGAGGCACAAGCCCTCCTGGGCTACAAATCAGTGCAGCCAGGAAACAGAGTACTGTAGATCCTGCTAGAAAACCTGAAGGGGAAATTTCCTGGGAATACGGTTGAGCTGTTGACCAGAATTTTATCAAACAGAGGATTTAGGAGCTCCCTGTCTTGTTCATGCTGGCGAAGAGCTGCACCTCGGCGCAGCAGGGCTCCCTTGGCCACGCGCTGCCCGGGCTGCACAGCAGGACGGCTCACCCGGACCGTGTCCCCTCTGCCACAGGCATCCCAGAGGATTGCCAACCAGCTGCACGGAACCATTGCCCTGGTGAGACCCGGATCCAGACCCTGCCTCCTGGAAAAAAGTCCTTCTGGGGCAGCAGTGTCCCCACCAGCCAGGAAGACTCCTCTCCCTCCGGAGCGcgagcacagccccagcctcgAGGCGTGAGTTACCTGCTTGTGGGTCGTGGCGTGGGCCTGACCCATGGCCCGTGGCAGCTGTCCCACTGCGCAGGCTGTGACAAGGTGGCCGGTAGCCACTGTAGCTGCCCACCTTCTTCTCCAGAAGCCTTGCgaggcaggggggtgggggggtctcCCACTTTACACCAGCAAAATATGGCTGGAATCCAGCCTGATGAGATCAGCTCTCATTACTCCAGCTTCGTCAGACAGACCCATAAAGAGAACAGGGTCTCTGACCTGCAGCCGGGAGGAGAAGGACCTGCCTTTCGGGAGGCAGCAATTCCTGCTCCTCCTTATCTATTCTAATGGGCTTTTCTACAGGGCTCAGCACTTCCCCAGCTTATCCTCcccattgatttcagcagcGCAGAGGGCTGAGCAAAGCCAGTGAGTTCACCTGTAAAGGCAGCGAGTTTCCCAGAGTGGGAGTAGATCTGCCAAGCGCTCCTGGGATcagctcacacacacagaggctgcCAAACAGCCAGCGATAGCAGGGACTCGGTTTGCAGGACAGGTTCATGCACCGTACCAACCTTCTAAGCATGGCTGTAAAAATCTCCCATTGAGTGAGATTTGGGGAGGGTGGGCTCTTCCTCTGTCCTGGGGGTCTTCAGGCCCACCAAGGCACTAAGAAAGCCCAGTGATGGGTAGTTAGGGTGCTTCTGGCTGTAAGGCATGGTTTGACAAGTGACTTCTCAGCAGCAGCGCTGATATGGGTGGTCACTGCACCCTGCCACTTGCTCAAGCCCTGCCTGGAACTGCCGTGGCCCAGGGACAGGAGAGTGCTGTTGGGTGGTGGGGTAGTGATGGATCTCTGCGGTGTGCACAGCACAGAGACCCACTGCCAGCTGCCTGACCCCTGTGGCCGTCACaaccctcctccccagcacagcacccgAAGACAAGTGTGATGCACAGGCCAAGAGCTGCCACAGGgcacagaaagagcagaagagaCCATGCACATcaccagcaggagctgggaaatCACATGAAAATTCTCTAACTCACatgattacttttttcctgcttcttttagATATTTAACAGCAAGCAAACCAGACTCCCCCAAGATTTCTCCATCCTATGAAAAGCTAAAACTGACTGCCCgaagagagcagctctgcctccttcaCAAGCACCTTTCCCTGCACCAGCTGGGGCTGGCGAGCAGCTGTGCCTCAGCTGACCGGGACAGTGGCAGCCTCTCCAGCCATTTGCTCCGGACCAAAGACACTGATAGCGATGGCAGGACATGGTCACATGATGGCTGGGAAGATCGCGCAGCCTTGCTGAAGCTCCCTGCCGCCATGGTGTACGTGAGGGATCAGCACCTGGAGGAGAAGCTGCACCTCCTCAAGCACAGGGAGCGGCTGCAGCATTTCCTcatgcagcagtgccagccaggCCAGCGGGCAGAGGGAGACCCAAAGCTCACGCCCGAGGAGCGGCCCCTCTCCCCATGGCCAAGCATGATGCCAGGATGCAAGGAGGAAAGGTCCTTTCTGGAggatgctgcagatgggaaggaagagaaggaggtTTGGCTGAGCTGGGACAGCTCCAAACTCCAGGAAAAGGTGAAGGCGGCAAGGGACGATGGTGCAGACGTGCCGCTGGATCTGTCAGACTCCGGCCGTGGCAGGGAAACAGGCTGGAACAACTGCCGGGAGCTGCGGGGGTCCAGCAGCCCACGCCTGAGCCCCAGGGAGAGCCCAGCTGTGCCGGCAGCCCGCGGCCCCTGTGGGAGACACGGGGCAGAGCGGGACGACTTGCTCTTCCCCTACCACTGGCCCAATGCCACCCGGGCACTGCCTGGTGCTGTCAAGGAGGAGGAAGACGAGGAGGATGCAGCTGTGGTGAGTACAGCTCATGCTGGCATCAACCGtggccccttcccctccccagggtgTCCAGCACCATTATGACTACCATTAATGTCCCATGGGAGGATGGCTTTGCTGCATGTGAAGCCAATGGGGACATCTTTACACAGggcaaagccacagctgctcagccctggctgtcgttccccacctcccctcctctccagtGCCCACGGGGTCTCTGTCCATGTCCAAGGACAGGCAGTGCCTGTGCCCCGTCCTGCAGGTTGGTGCAGGAGGTGTGCTGGGCTTCCTGCAACGCACCACCAGTGCATAGAAATGCCTCTGCAATGCTCGTCCCCATGAGTGTCATGGTCATCGTGtaggggctggggacagccctTTCCTCCTGCCTGGTGTGAAAGCAGCGTTTGTGCTCCTTGCATCCTACAGCTCACGCTCTCACGAGCACATCCAACAAACACCTCCACGCTGAGCGACCCAGAGGCCCTTCCAGAGACCGGGGTGAGACTGGATGTCAGTGCACAGAAGGGAGAAGCAGGTAAAAAGCCGCAGGCAAACATGACATTTGAGAAGGCAAGAGCAAAAGGTGCATTTTGGTGACAGTATCTTACATCCAGGAGCtctctgtgctgggctctgcacgCACCTGCGATCCCCACCGAGCAAAGCAGTCACTAACCATCACAGGACACCCTTCCAGGGACCCAGGTGCTTGCAGCTGTCAGCAGTTTTGGGTCATCAGGGACACTTCAGGATTCACATTTCCATCCTTGAAGGCTCAATTTTCAACCCTAGGGATGCTCAAAATTCAGACTCCCTATCTCTAGGGAGTAAATAACCCCAGCTGTTACAGAGAAGAGGTCAGTGTCTGACCTCCCAGTGCAAACCAGGTGCCACCCATGGGGTGCTCTTGCACACCCTGCAGCGCACCCTGCACCCTGAACTCAGCTGCTGGGTGCCATGGAGCTCTCCAGGAGCTAAAGGTCAGTTTAGCACCAACCCATTAACAAAACTCACTCCACAGTGAGCCATGACAAGACAATGTTGCTGCTCCAGCATTACCTGCCCTTCTCAGGGAAGCAGAAGCTCAGAAGTTGCCCCAGCAGAGATGGGAAAAATGCAAGAGGTTTGCAGGACTACATGGGGAAAAAGCATCCCTCTGTGTGCCCCCTTGCTCCAAAGCATGCCCCGTGCTGTCACAGCACATAGGGTTGAGCATGGAGTGAGGGATGCTGGTATCAGCAGCAGGTAGGACAGGAtgctcttctccctttccctgctccatccCCCATAAGAGTTCTTTCCATTCCCAAAACCAGCGGTGTCCTTAGTCTGGGGACATGCGGTGCTTTCTCCCTGCCTGACCACCTCAGGACATGGGTGCCTGGTTTGCCCGGGcaggtgggaggcagcagccatGGGGAGTGGAGCAGGAAGCACGTCTACAGAGAGCTGCTTCGTACCAGCCTTACTGGCTTGGCCAGAAAGTTGAGCTCACCTGGATTAGTTGGTCTGGGCGTGTCGGAGTGGTTTGGGAACACTGGAGCAGGATTTtgcagggtggaaaaaaaaaaaggggggggggaagtcctCTGTGATTTACATACTAAGGAGATACCATCATAGCAGAAGAATTTCAGCTGATTACATTCTGGGTGTGGGAATACAGGACTTTCTTCAGTTCTCACCTTAAGGTTGACACAAAGCCCAGGAAACAATACACAAATACTTCTGCACTTTCTAGCGAACCTTAACCTGCGGAAGGATACAGTGAGGACGGGATCAGGCTACAAGGGCTCCAGGAGTGCCCAAAAGCAGCGCCGTCTGCTCTCCTacccaggcaggggcagcaagGGAGGCTGCCCTGCCAACAGTCCCACCCCAGCTAGACCTGGGTGTCAGTCAGAAGCAAGAAGTGTTGAGGTCCTGGAACACCCCTGGCCCTCGGAAGAGGGCtcagctccatccccagcccTCTCGGCCCCTCCATGGCCAGCAGGGGTGTGCCGCTGTGGGTGCAGATGGGGTGATGCCACCACCAGCAAGGCTCGGGCCCTGGCCTGGGCAGCTTTGCTCCGTGCAAAGGTCGGGTGCGTGTCTGGTGCGTGCAGGTACGTGTCTGAGGTTGTGTAGCCTTGGGGCCTGTGTGCAGCAAAGTCCTTTTGCTGGGCAGGGAAACAGCTCCcctgcctttccttcctctgctcctcAGCACGTTCCCTGCCAAGAGCCGCTGACTGGCTCCGGCAGCACGCTTGAGGATTGCCCATTCTGGCCTCTTTTCCCAGACACGCTTCTCCCCACCTGGGTCTCAACCGGGCAGGTGCAGTCTAGGGGTGTAAATACCCCACAGTTTCTCAGCCTGCATGTAGCCAGACTTTGGGGCAGCGCTTGCGACCACAGGGTAGCAAAGTCCTACAGAGACAGCCTTATTGGGAGGTTGTTCCCCCCACAGAGTCCCACTGGATCTCCCATAAACATTCACTTCAGGTCACGGATTTCACAGTGCCTCTGCTTTGCAACACAATTCAGTGCTGAACCTGTTCTTTGCCTCTGGCTCTcagagcctgggctggtggcatcTGCTCATGAGCTTGTGGGGCCTCCCACCAGCCAAAACCCCTTCCTCTTGTGTCTCCTTAGATGACAATGATGCTGACTCTGGGAAGCAGGAATCCGATGAGCCAGACACGACGGACAGCGAGGTTTGTTTGCTCTCCTCAGCCATTAACTTAGGCTGTCAGGTCCAAGAAGCGTAAGACAGGTTGTCCCTGCCCGAGCTCATTCCGGAAGGTGATGGCTCTTCCTACATGACGTGCCAAACCTCATTCCCGCACTGTTACCCAACCCGTTGCTGAGGGTCAGAGACATCACCCTTTCCAACTAGTCAAGAGGGTTTATGAACAACAGCAGGTGTCACCACTCCATAGCAATGGTCACAAAGGTCCCCAGCAGTGCAGCCGGGCCATCAGCTCCCTGGGAAAGCCAGTAGTTTGTAGACTGACTGCTTTTCTCATTGAGGCAGGTGGCTGCCCCATATGAAGACGATATCCTACAAGAAGCCCAGGCTGATGGGAAATACTTTTGCATCAAAGACAAAGCTCACACGCtgcagaagaagagaaaaagaggacaGGATCCCTGGACAAAAGGTAGGGAGGTCCTCCTGGATTCCTCATGGCATGAGCTCAGGGCTACAActtctgctgcttcctgagAGGCTCCTGTGAGAAACACCTGAGGGCAccagctgccttccctgcagcagagagcagggtgATCCTCCGCCGAGTCCCTGCCACGCTGTGCCATGTTTTGGCAACGGTCCTGTCTCCAGCCAGAGGAGCCCCTGCTAATGGTTAGCCAGGGGAGCCTGGACACGGTGGCTGGGGGAGCACTCCCAAGCGCCTAAGTTAACAGGGCTAAGTTCCTCGTGTTTGCTTAGCCAGTCAGAGAGGTGGTGACTGGAGAAGGCCAAATTCCCAGGGGTGAGTTACTGACACTCAGAGGAAGGTTTTTGCCAGCTCTGTTGATCTTCCAGTGCAGCTGTGGAGGTTTCCCTGCTGACCAAGGAACATGTCGTACCCGTGTTTCCTACAGGTGAATGAGCATCAAACTGCTTCTGATAAGGGCAAGGGTAAGACAGCGTGGCTGTCGAGCCTTAACAAGTGCTCTGTCAGAAATACCCCGTGCAACCCCCTTTGCACCGTCAGGAAAGACAGGGAAGTGTTAACCCAGTTACAAGCACAGAGATGGCTGTTGCTTGAGCATGAAGGGAGCTTGTTCCAGAGGCGAGCAGGGCCCCTTGCGCTGTGCCCAGCCTGTGGAGGTGCCTGCTCACTCAGGGGACACCGCTGCAGCTGAGTGAGAAGAGGATTTGCTCTACAAAACCAGCTGCTGGGATCAACAGGGAGGAAGCTGTCCTTgtgctgcccagggcagagAGCATCCAACCCTCTGGGGCTGGATGGGGATGTCCCGAGTGAGGGCTGGGTGCAGCGGTGGCAGGAATGGGGGGATGGAGAGGCAGAGCCCCTCTCTCAGCATGTGGTGTGTGCCGTGTAACATACTGGAAAGGAGAGAAATCCAAGAAGTGCATCCTGCTGGTCTGGGTACCCTCAGGTACACTCCTGCCCCAGGTCAGTTCTTTGCCTACTTCTGCTTCACAAGTTGTTTCTGTTTCCagggtcacaacagcccccccccccccccccccgccccgggttTCTCTTCACCTTTCCTTTGCTGAGCTTTGCTTCCTCCTGTGCTGTCCCATGCTGACCTTGTACATGTAAATCCATTGCTCTATGGTTAACTCCTGCGGGCATCTTCCCGTTTGCAGGAGCCAAGAAGtcagtgagaggaaaaaagaaagtcaaagcagagcagtgctCAGCAGTGATCACGAAGGAACCAGAGAACTGCTCCACTTCCCACAACGATACCTCTGAAGAGAGCTAACAGCAGGGCAGgatgagaagcagcacagacactGCAGATCGAAGGAGAGGGCTCGGAGACCTCAGTGTCCCACCCAGCCTGGGAGAGCAActcctcctgctgtgctgggccagGCAGTGGGAAGTTCACAAGGACTCATTAATGAGTAGAGCACCCTGCAAATCCTCACTCAGTGCCCCAGGAGAGGTTAGgcaaggaagagctgtgcaggtGATACCTGGAGCAGCCAGGTCACTGCTGGTAGAGCAGCACACTCGGtgacccccagccctgtgccagaGCAGACTCTCAGGCTGGTTGCGAGGAAGAGGAGATGCCCTCTTTACAGCACTCACCCTGGGTCAAGACCATGTTCTTCCCCGGGATTTCACGCAAGGAGAACAGACTACGCAGACCCCGTTCCCCACGTACGATGTCCCTGCGGCTGGCCGAAAGATGGTGACCAAGCTGAACGCCTCAGGGCCCCATGCACAAACCTGCGTTGATTAAATCCCTACCCAGGTTTCATACACGTGTGGATCttgtttgacattttcttttctagttaAGTGAGGAGCCAGCatgtgggcaggcaggtgggacATGTCCCTggagagggcagggagaagagcaTTGGAAGGGAGGACTTGTGTGCTCCTTTTCCCCACGGTGTCCTGCATGCCTGGAAAAGGGAgcgagggggcaggggggggtgtGTGAGAGACCCAGCTGTGGCTCACAGCAGAGCAACAGCTCAGCAGTTCACACTGACCTTGGTGGGATTGCTGGGATCTTCTTTTCATGTGGATAAACTGTAAACTGTTCTTAAACAACTTTTTTCTGATGCATTGAGCATGGGGAAGTTTTCCTTCAGCATCAAGTGATTAATTCAGTGATGAAGCAGCAATTCTAGCCTGGGATAGGATGAGAAGGGCTGCAgtgagcatccctgcagccacAACAGTGCACTGGGAGTCAGGCTGGGATTTTCCTAGCACACATGTGGAGAACAGGGCCAAAATGGAGGGAGACCAGAGGAGAAGTGCCAGAGACGGTGCCTGCCCCACCTGGTGCACCATCATTTTCTTTACCTGCAGTTATTTCTATTTAAGTGTGGGTTGGTTTGCCCATTCACAAGAATAAAGGGCAAAGTGCCCCAAGCGGAGCACCCAGCCTGTCAAGAGCATCCCTTCTGCACATGCCACAGCCCgttcccacctccccagggcaagcaggcagcaggaaagccACCCCAGGGTCCCCCGCtgtgagggagctggggtgggcagctggGCTCAGCCTCGACCCGGGCAGCTGCTGCGTGGGGGGCTGtcagcccccccacccccccaagagGGAGGAGGGTGTTTGAGGACAAGAGGACATGGCCTCcagttgcgccaggggaggtttaggttggatattagggaaaattccTTCCCCAGAGGGTGgcccagcactgggacaggctgcccagggaggtggtggagtcaccagccctgggggggtTAAAGGACACGTAGATGTGGCGCTCAGGGACgtgggttagtggtgggcttggc encodes the following:
- the RBBP8NL gene encoding RBBP8 N-terminal-like protein, with amino-acid sequence MTMESFAELLNKLKEIHEKEVQGLQNKLTELTTEKCRDAQRIEELFAKNHQLREQQKVLKENVKVLENRLRAGLCDRCMVTQELAKKKQNEYETSHFQSLQHIFILTNETNRLREENKTLKEELKRLRSLEDRTKHPGVTSRESTSTPSSPLALLSPVSRSTSNEKAAHRGAEEAHHDVPVLKLGEEKPAGQSSSPSSRTSPGTVLQEVSLSEMASQRIANQLHGTIALVRPGSRPCLLEKSPSGAAVSPPARKTPLPPEREHSPSLEAYLTASKPDSPKISPSYEKLKLTARREQLCLLHKHLSLHQLGLASSCASADRDSGSLSSHLLRTKDTDSDGRTWSHDGWEDRAALLKLPAAMVYVRDQHLEEKLHLLKHRERLQHFLMQQCQPGQRAEGDPKLTPEERPLSPWPSMMPGCKEERSFLEDAADGKEEKEVWLSWDSSKLQEKVKAARDDGADVPLDLSDSGRGRETGWNNCRELRGSSSPRLSPRESPAVPAARGPCGRHGAERDDLLFPYHWPNATRALPGAVKEEEDEEDAAVLTLSRAHPTNTSTLSDPEALPETGVRLDVSAQKGEADDNDADSGKQESDEPDTTDSEVAAPYEDDILQEAQADGKYFCIKDKAHTLQKKRKRGQDPWTKGAKKSVRGKKKVKAEQCSAVITKEPENCSTSHNDTSEES